GGCGAACAGGTGCTCGGCACCCTCGGTCAGGCGCAGGGAGGCGCCGATCTGGTCGAGCACGCCCACGTCCAGGCCCTTGAGCAGCGCCATGCGCTCCTTGAAGCTGGCACGGAAATCCAGCTCGCCACGCATGGCGCGCTCGGTGATCGCCGCCACCTGCTCACCAACGCCCGCCGCCTTGGCCAACTCGTCGATCACTTCGGCCTCGATCAGCGTGGAGTCCATGTCGAACACCGCCAGGCGGCGGTTGCGGCGGAACAGGTCATCGCGCTGGAAGGCGATGTCGATGTTCAGTTCCTCGGACAGGGCGAAGAAGTCGGCGCGCAGGGCCTGGGCATCACTGGCCTCGCCCCGCACGGAAATCTCCAGCGCGGACTTGCCCTTCCCGGTCGGGGCGTCCAGCGCCACCCGTGCGGACAGGCGCTCGATGCGTTCGATGGTCAGGCCGTACTGGCTGATGATCGCGCTGACCCGCTGCAACTGCTGCGGAGTGACCCGACGGCTGAGCAAGGTGACGATATGGCGCGCTTCGCCCTGGCTGTCGGCCCAGTGCTGGTAGTCCGCCTCGGAGATCGGCGTGTAACGGGCCTGCAAGTCCAGCTCGTGGGCCTTGGACTGTACGCTCTGCAGCAGCGCGGTGGCCACTTCGTTGTCGGGAATATCGACCAGGATGCCGAACGACAGGGTGCCGTGCATCACCGCCAGGCCGATGTCGAGGATGTTCACACCGCCCTGGAGCAGGACGCCGGTGATGGCCGCGGTAAGACCCGGACGGTCTTCACCAGTGATGTTGATCAGGACGATTTCGCGCAAGACCGGGCTCCGACTTCGATGAAAAATGCGCATTCTACCGATTTTCCATGACCATCGGGCACCAACGATACTTTGCCGACAAAACGCGTATCGCTATACTGCGCAGCAACTTTCTCGCCATAAAGAGCCGCGCTCTGTGAACCGGCCCACGCCCGTCAAACCCGACAATTTCTTCCTGATGATCTACCGAGCCCTGAGCCAGCGCCGAATTCCCCTGGCCCTGCGCATTGCCAGCCACAACATCTTCCTGGTGGCCCTGGCCCTGGTGATCTATGCCTGCGTCATGGGCCTGCAGTTCAAGCAGGCCATGCATGAGCAGGCCGACGCCGTGGGACAGAGCCTGACCACCCAGACCGCCACGTCGGCGACCGAGCTGCTGGTGTCCAACGACATCCTCAGCCTCAACGTGCTGCTGGGCAACCTGGTGAAGAACCCGCTGGTGGCGCACGCGGCCATCTACAGCGTGGACAACCGCATCCTCGCCGAGGCCGGCCAGCGCCCGAAAAACAGCCTGCTGGGCGAGGCCGAGGGCCTGTACCAGACCAAGATCACCTTCCAGGACGTGACCGCCGGCCAGCTGCGCATCAGCCTGGACATGAACCAGTTCCAGCAGCCCATGCTGATCAGCCTGCAAAGCATGGGCATCCTCGCCGCCATCCTGCTGGCGCTGGCGCTTACCCTCAGCCTGCGCCTGGGCCGTTTCATTTCCACCCCGCTGTTGCAACTGCGCGTCTGGCTGCGTGACCCGCACCCCTACACGCCGGGTACCGACCGCCACGACGAGATCGGCGACCTGGCCCGCCAGCTGCACGCCCGCCTCGCCCCGCCGCCGCCTCCAGAGCCGGAGGTGGAAGACGAGGAAGACGACTTCGACGACGCGCCCGTCCCCAAGCCTGCCCCACGGGCGAAAGCAGTTGCGCAGGTGGCCGAGCACGATGACGACGACGACGCCTTCGCCGGCCTGATGGATGAAGAGAGTGCCCCGGCCAAACCTGTTGCCATCGAGTCTGACGAGCCGCAATACAGCGCGGTGCTGGCCGTGCAACTGGGCTCCCAGGAGCAACTGCGCCGCCTGCCACGCACGCGCCTGACCGAGCTGCTGGAGCGTTACCGCGACTGCCTGGACCAAGCCGCCTCGCTGTACGAAGGGGAAGTCCACACTTTGAACGATGGCAGCACCCTGCTGCTGTTCCACAGCCGCGACAGCGGCGAGGACTACCTGACCAACGCCATCTGCTGCGGCGAGCTGCTGCGCGCCCTGGGCCACGCCCTGCAGATCGAGGTGGCCGACAGCGGCATCACCTTGCAACTGCAGCTGGGCCTGGTGCTGGCCGACGACCTGCAAGGCATGGATCAGGTCGATCTGCTGATGACCGAGCAGGCCCAGGACGCCCTGGCCCTGTCGCAGCACAGCCGCAACCTGCTGCTGGTCGAGCGCCGGATCAGCGATGACACGCTGATCCGCCAGCGCGCGCGCATCCGTCCGATCGCCAGCCCCGAGGGGGCATGCTGCGTGGAGCGGCTGATGGAGCCATACCCATCGATGCTGGAGCGCCAGCTGGCGCGGATGCACGAACGCCGCGCCTGACACCTTATCGGGACCTGTAGGAGCGGCTTCAGCCGCGATCACCGGCACAGCCGGTGCCATGCACCGCGTCGCCTGGTTCGCGGCTGAAGCCGCTCCTACAAGAGATATGCAACGCTAAATCGGCCCCACAAAAAAGCCCGCATCGCTGCGGGCTTTTTCATGTCGGCTACATCAGAACCGAAACACTTCCATATCGGTGCGGATCGGCGAAGCCATCGGAATCTTAGGTTTCTCCGGCTCTTTCTTCACCTGTACCGGAGCCGCCTGCTTACGCGGCGCCTCCTCGACGATAGCCGGCTGGTTGGCCAACGGCTTGACCGCGACGCTGAGCTGTTCGGCCAGCTTCTGCAGCAATTGCCCTTGAGCCTGCACCTGCGCCGACTCGCTGCCCGCGTGGGGCTGCTCGAGGTGCACGATGCGGTTGTCACGCACCTGGCCACGACGGTCCAGCAAGCGCCATTGGGCGTCGAGAATGGCCGGCTGGTTCTTGCCCGAATCCAGGCGGGTGATCGACAACAGCACCTGCACATCCGGCGTGAACCCGGTACTCGCCGGGGCCAGCACCACGCGCTGGCTGTCCAGGCGCCAGGCCAGCTGACGAACCAGCAACTGATCGATATCCGACGAAAGGCTGCCCGCCCAACGGCCATCGGTCGCTGCAGTCAGGCTGCCATCGGTCTGGCGCTGCAGGAAGGTTTCGCGTTGCAGGTAGTCGGCCACCGAAACGGGGCCAAGCACCACCGCCATGCCCGCCGCCTGGGAAGGCTGGGCGGGATCACCGCTGTCGAGCTGGTACAGGGCGACCGGCTGGTGCATGCTGCACCCGCTCAGGCCCAGCAGGCCAGTCATCAGCAGCGCAAATGGAAGGCGCAGAAATTTCATTCATCCCATCCAGGCGGTCGTCACCAGACGGACCGCAGTGATACTCATGTAGATTCATACGGGCGCTCGGCCACGCCGGCGCCACAAGCGCACTATCATCCGCGAAATGGCCGCCAGACTCCAGCATTTCCGCCTGAAGCGGCGCCGAAAGCGCCGCAGCAGACAGCCCATGCACTCAGGCGGGTGTCTCCACCATCAAGCTATCCACGCGCTGGAAACCACGTGGCAATTTGCTACCGCGGCGACCACGCTCACCCTTGTAGTGCTCGAGATCATCCGGCTTCAGGGAAAGGGTACGCTTGCCAGCTTGCAATACAAGGGTCGAGCCCTCGCTGATCACTGCCAGGTCAGTGACGAATTCTTCACGACTGGCCACCCGGTCGCCCGGCACGCCGATGATCTTGTTGCCCTTGCCCTTGCCCAGCTGCGGCAGGTCGGCAACCTTGAACACCAGCAGGCGACCTTCGGTGGTGACGGCCGCCAGCCAATCCTGCTCGCGGCTGGCCACCGGGCGCGGGGTCATGACTTTGGCGCCGTTGGGCAGGCTGAGCAGGCCCTTGCCGGCCTTGTTCTTGGCCTGCAGGTCCTCGCCCTTGACCACGAAGCCGTAACCGGCGTCGGAGGCCACCACGTACAGGGCCTCATCCTCAGGTAACAGCACGCACTCGAAGGTGGCGCCCGGCGGCGGTGTCAGGCGACCGGTCAGCGGCTCACCCTGGCCACGGGCCGACGGCAGGCTGTGGGCAGCCAGCGAGTAGCTGCGGCCGGTGGAGTCGATGAGTACGGCGAATTGATTCGAACGACCAGCAGCCGCGGCCTTGAAGCCGTCACCCGCTTTGTACGAAAGCCCGGTGGCGTCGATGTCGTGGCCCTTGGCGCAACGCACCCAACCCTTCTCCGAGAGCACCACGGTGACCGGCTCGGTGGGCATCAGCTCGTTTTCCGACAGGGCCTTGGCCTCGGCACGCTCGACGATCGGCGAGCGACGGTCATCGCCATAGGTTTCGGCGTCTTCGAGCAGTTCGCTGCGCACCAGCTTGCGCAGCTTGGCATCGCTGCCCAGCAGGGTGGCCAGGCGCTTCTGCTCCTTGAGCAATTCGTCCTGCTCGCCACGGATCTTCATCTCTTCCAGGCGAGCCAATTGACGCAGGCGAGTCTCGAGAATGTAGTCGGCCTGGATCTCGGTGAGGTCGAAGCGGGCGATCAGCGCCTGCTTGGGGTGTTCCTCGGTGCGGATGATGTGGATCACTTCATCCAGGTTGAGGAACGCGGTGAGCAAACCGTCCAACAGGTGCAGGCGTTTCTCGACCTTGTCCAGGCGGTGCTGCAGGCGGCGGCGGACAGTGCCGATCCGGTACTCCAGCCACTCCAGCAGCAACGCGCGCAGGTTCTTCAACTGCGGACGGCCATCGAGGCCGATGATGTTGACGTTGACCCGGTAGGTGCTCTCCAGGTCGGTAGTGGCGAACAGGTGCTGCATCAGTTCGGCGGCATCCACGCGGTTGGAACGCGGGATGATCACGATGCGGCAAGGGTTCTCGTGGTCCGACTCGTCGCGCAGGTCAGCCACCATCGGCAGCTTCTTGGCCTGCATCTGCGCGGCGATCTGCTCCAGCACCTTGGCCCCGGAAACCTGGTGCGGCAGCGCGGTGACGATGATGTCGCCGTCCTCGACGCGGTACACGGCGCGCATGCGGATCGAGCCCTTACCCGTCTCGTAGAGCTTGAGGATGTCGGCGCGCGGGGTGACGATCTCGGCCTCGGTCGGGTAGTCCGGGCCCTGGATGTGCTCGCACAGCTGCTCGATGGTGGCCTTGGGCTCGTCGAGCAGGCGCACGCAGGCGCTGGCCACTTCGCGCAGGTTGTGCGGCGGTACGTCGGTGGCCATGCCCACGGCGATACCGGTGGTGCCGTTGAGCAGGATGTTGGGGAGCCGCGCCGGCAGTACCGCAGGCTCCTGCAGGGTACCGTCGAAGTTGGGTACCCAGTCGACCGTGCCCTGGCCTACTTCACTGAGCAGCACTTCGGAATAGCGCGACAGGCGCGCCTCGGTGTAACGCATGGCGGCGAACGACTTGGGATCGTCCGGCGCACCCCAGTTGCCCTGGCCGTCGATGAGGGTGTAGCGGTAGCTGAACGGCTGGGCCATCAGCACCATGGCCTCGTAGCACGCCGAGTCGCCGTGGGGGTGGAATTTACCGAGCACGTCGCCGACGGTACGCGCCGACTTCTTGTGCTTGGAATCGGCGTCGAGGCCCAATTCGCTCATGGCATAGACGATGCGGCGCTGGACCGGCTTGAGGCCGTCGCCGATATGCGGCAGGGCGCGGTCCATGATCACGTACATGGAGTAGTTGAGGTAGGCCTGTTCGGTGAAGTCCGCCAGGGAACGGCGTTCGACGCCTTCGAGACTGTCCAGTAAGTCGCTCATGCGAGCCTCGTCATTTCAGGTTCTGGCGCAGCAGCATGGTGCCGCCGCGCTGGGTGAATTCAAGTTGTTTCAGGGCACTCATGCCCAGCAGCACGGCCTGGCCATCCAGGCCGGGCACCACCAGCGCACGCACGTCGCGCAGGTGGATGTCGCCCAGCTGCAAGCTGTTGAGCCGGGTGCGGTAACCTTCGGTGCGACCGTTGGCCGTGCTCAACTGCACCGGCGGGCCTCGATCCAGATCCAGATCGCGGGCCAACGCCTCGGGGATTGCCACGTCGGTGGCGCCAGTGTCGAGCATGAAATGCACCACCCGGCCGTTGATCGCGCCGTCGGCGACGAAATGACCCTGGCCATTGCTCAGCAGGCGCACTTCAATGAAGCCGTCGCCCTGCTCGCTTTGCACCACGGCGTTGGGGTTCTGCTGGCGCTCCTCCCATTGGCCGAAAAAGCGCGTGGCCAGGAACATCGCGGCCGCCCAGGCGACGATCATCAGCACCCTGCCCGCGCGCTTGCCCGGTGGCTGGCTCATGGGTTGGCGCTCCAGCCGCCGGCCGGCGCGTCGAAGCGCCAGACGATCGGCCGCGCCTCGCCATCCACACGCGGACGATCATTGTTGTCGATACCGATCCAGGCACCGCGCTTGTCGATCACCAGCGCTTCGGCCAGGCCGTAGGGCTGCGTGTAGCGCCGCGACTCGACCAGGGCATCGGCGGCGAATGACCAGCAGCGTTCGACCTCACCCGTTTCAGTATCGCGGCGGCAAATCCGGTAGGCGTTGCGTTCGAGGGTGAACAGCTTGCCCTCGAACCAAGCCAGGTCGGCAAAGTCCCGCGATACCGGACGGGCCTCCGGAAATTGCGGCGGTTGCATCTCGACGCCGGCTTCACTGAGCAGCACGCAACTGCGCCCGCAGGTCCATACCGATTGCTGGCGCTGTACGGCAAGCAGGCCGCGACGCTCGCGCTCGGCGGCCAGCCACAGGCGGTCGCCCGCCGGGTTGATCGCCAGCCCTTCGAACAGTGCATTGAAGTGCAGCAGCATGCCGCTGCCCCGCGCCTGGCGGACCATGGCCTGGTCGATCCTCAGCCAGTTCGGCTCGCCGTCGACCGGCAATTGCAGCACGGCGGCATGGGCCTCGCTGACCACATAGAGGTTGTCGGCCTGGTCGCAGGTAATGCCCTCCAGATCCAGAGAGCCACCGCGGAGATACGACGCCGCCCAGTTGCGCGACTTCAAACCCCATGGCAAGCCGGTGTCCGGCACGTCCGGCGGGGTGAAGACCAGTGGCTGGGCGCTCCAGGTCGCATTGTCCTGATCCAGCCGATAGATGCGCTCGTCATCCCGGTCGGAGACCGCCCACAGCGCACCCCGGCACCAGGCCAGGCCCGACAGGTTGCCGCCGCGCATGCCATCGACGGCGTGCTCACTGGTGAGCTTGAGCTCCGGCCAGTTGCCCGCCTGGGCCTGCAGGGCGAACAACGCCAGGCAGGTTGCCAGGAGCAGCCGAATCAAACCGTGACCTCGGCCAGGTTGCCATTGGCTTCCAGCCAGCTCTTGCGGTCACCGGCGCGCTTCTTGGCCAGAAGCTTGTCCATCAGCTCGCAGGTCGCCTGCACGTCGTCCAGCGTGAGCTGGACCAGGCGACGGGTGTTCGGGTCCATGGTGGTCTCGCGCAGCTGCGGCGGGTTCATCTCACCCAGGCCCTTGAATCGGGTGACCTGGGGCTTGCCGCGCTTCTTCTCGGCGACCAGGCGATCGAGGATGCCATCGCGCTCGGCTTCG
This genomic stretch from Pseudomonas entomophila harbors:
- the serB gene encoding phosphoserine phosphatase SerB, which encodes MREIVLINITGEDRPGLTAAITGVLLQGGVNILDIGLAVMHGTLSFGILVDIPDNEVATALLQSVQSKAHELDLQARYTPISEADYQHWADSQGEARHIVTLLSRRVTPQQLQRVSAIISQYGLTIERIERLSARVALDAPTGKGKSALEISVRGEASDAQALRADFFALSEELNIDIAFQRDDLFRRNRRLAVFDMDSTLIEAEVIDELAKAAGVGEQVAAITERAMRGELDFRASFKERMALLKGLDVGVLDQIGASLRLTEGAEHLFAELKRLGYKTAILSGGFTYFAKQVQARLGIDYVFANELEVVDGKVTGVAVEPIVDAQRKADLLQQLASEEGLQLEQTIAVGDGANDLPMLSLAGLGVAFRAKPLVRQSAKQAISTLGLDGVLYLLGVRDREARG
- a CDS encoding histidine kinase, coding for MNRPTPVKPDNFFLMIYRALSQRRIPLALRIASHNIFLVALALVIYACVMGLQFKQAMHEQADAVGQSLTTQTATSATELLVSNDILSLNVLLGNLVKNPLVAHAAIYSVDNRILAEAGQRPKNSLLGEAEGLYQTKITFQDVTAGQLRISLDMNQFQQPMLISLQSMGILAAILLALALTLSLRLGRFISTPLLQLRVWLRDPHPYTPGTDRHDEIGDLARQLHARLAPPPPPEPEVEDEEDDFDDAPVPKPAPRAKAVAQVAEHDDDDDAFAGLMDEESAPAKPVAIESDEPQYSAVLAVQLGSQEQLRRLPRTRLTELLERYRDCLDQAASLYEGEVHTLNDGSTLLLFHSRDSGEDYLTNAICCGELLRALGHALQIEVADSGITLQLQLGLVLADDLQGMDQVDLLMTEQAQDALALSQHSRNLLLVERRISDDTLIRQRARIRPIASPEGACCVERLMEPYPSMLERQLARMHERRA
- a CDS encoding PqiC family protein — encoded protein: MKFLRLPFALLMTGLLGLSGCSMHQPVALYQLDSGDPAQPSQAAGMAVVLGPVSVADYLQRETFLQRQTDGSLTAATDGRWAGSLSSDIDQLLVRQLAWRLDSQRVVLAPASTGFTPDVQVLLSITRLDSGKNQPAILDAQWRLLDRRGQVRDNRIVHLEQPHAGSESAQVQAQGQLLQKLAEQLSVAVKPLANQPAIVEEAPRKQAAPVQVKKEPEKPKIPMASPIRTDMEVFRF
- the parC gene encoding DNA topoisomerase IV subunit A, with translation MSDLLDSLEGVERRSLADFTEQAYLNYSMYVIMDRALPHIGDGLKPVQRRIVYAMSELGLDADSKHKKSARTVGDVLGKFHPHGDSACYEAMVLMAQPFSYRYTLIDGQGNWGAPDDPKSFAAMRYTEARLSRYSEVLLSEVGQGTVDWVPNFDGTLQEPAVLPARLPNILLNGTTGIAVGMATDVPPHNLREVASACVRLLDEPKATIEQLCEHIQGPDYPTEAEIVTPRADILKLYETGKGSIRMRAVYRVEDGDIIVTALPHQVSGAKVLEQIAAQMQAKKLPMVADLRDESDHENPCRIVIIPRSNRVDAAELMQHLFATTDLESTYRVNVNIIGLDGRPQLKNLRALLLEWLEYRIGTVRRRLQHRLDKVEKRLHLLDGLLTAFLNLDEVIHIIRTEEHPKQALIARFDLTEIQADYILETRLRQLARLEEMKIRGEQDELLKEQKRLATLLGSDAKLRKLVRSELLEDAETYGDDRRSPIVERAEAKALSENELMPTEPVTVVLSEKGWVRCAKGHDIDATGLSYKAGDGFKAAAAGRSNQFAVLIDSTGRSYSLAAHSLPSARGQGEPLTGRLTPPPGATFECVLLPEDEALYVVASDAGYGFVVKGEDLQAKNKAGKGLLSLPNGAKVMTPRPVASREQDWLAAVTTEGRLLVFKVADLPQLGKGKGNKIIGVPGDRVASREEFVTDLAVISEGSTLVLQAGKRTLSLKPDDLEHYKGERGRRGSKLPRGFQRVDSLMVETPA
- a CDS encoding retropepsin-like aspartic protease family protein produces the protein MSQPPGKRAGRVLMIVAWAAAMFLATRFFGQWEERQQNPNAVVQSEQGDGFIEVRLLSNGQGHFVADGAINGRVVHFMLDTGATDVAIPEALARDLDLDRGPPVQLSTANGRTEGYRTRLNSLQLGDIHLRDVRALVVPGLDGQAVLLGMSALKQLEFTQRGGTMLLRQNLK
- a CDS encoding esterase-like activity of phytase family protein; the encoded protein is MIRLLLATCLALFALQAQAGNWPELKLTSEHAVDGMRGGNLSGLAWCRGALWAVSDRDDERIYRLDQDNATWSAQPLVFTPPDVPDTGLPWGLKSRNWAASYLRGGSLDLEGITCDQADNLYVVSEAHAAVLQLPVDGEPNWLRIDQAMVRQARGSGMLLHFNALFEGLAINPAGDRLWLAAERERRGLLAVQRQQSVWTCGRSCVLLSEAGVEMQPPQFPEARPVSRDFADLAWFEGKLFTLERNAYRICRRDTETGEVERCWSFAADALVESRRYTQPYGLAEALVIDKRGAWIGIDNNDRPRVDGEARPIVWRFDAPAGGWSANP